The following are encoded in a window of Prochlorococcus marinus str. MIT 1013 genomic DNA:
- a CDS encoding helix-turn-helix domain-containing protein: MALNFLFKKSSSSLSDEPDKSSSDNDFSEAINLFKTQRKRVGISFDQLSKETKISKNVLIAIENGWKKYIPEKTYLISMIKLLEIKLNLNRGSLNGLLEGNGKVTNISSFKFNFINIDFLNSWIGSLLYIIFMLSSILALNSQQRYLIKINSISTEPIITEKNNIKNRNIINTKQSQ; the protein is encoded by the coding sequence ATGGCTTTAAATTTTCTCTTTAAAAAATCCTCATCAAGCTTATCAGATGAGCCTGATAAATCTAGTTCTGATAATGACTTTTCTGAAGCAATTAATTTATTTAAGACTCAAAGAAAGAGAGTTGGGATTTCATTCGATCAATTATCTAAGGAGACAAAAATCTCAAAGAATGTACTAATTGCTATTGAAAATGGATGGAAAAAGTATATACCAGAAAAAACCTATTTAATTTCAATGATCAAGCTTCTTGAGATTAAGCTCAATTTAAATAGAGGAAGTTTAAATGGTTTGTTAGAAGGAAACGGTAAAGTTACTAATATATCTAGTTTTAAATTTAATTTTATAAATATAGACTTTCTTAACAGCTGGATTGGAAGCTTATTGTATATTATTTTTATGCTTTCATCGATATTAGCTCTGAATAGTCAACAAAGATATCTTATCAAAATCAATAGCATCTCGACTGAACCTATAATTACAGAAAAGAATAATATAAAAAATAGAAATATAATTAATACCAAACAAAGTCAGTGA